GCCCGCGAGGACGCCGAGCATCAGGGCGTTGTCCCGCACGTCGCGGGTCATGGGGCCCACCTGGTCGAGGCTCGACGCGAAGGCCACCAGGCCGTAGCGCGAGACCAGGCCGTAAGTAGGCTTCATGCCCACGATGCCGCAGAAGGCGGCGGGCTGGCGAATGGAGCCGCCGGTGTCACTGCCCGTCGCAAGAGGCACCATGCCCGCCGCCACGGCCGCGGCCGAGCCGCCCGACGAGCCGCCCGGCACCGTGCCGAGATCCCACGGGTTGCGGGTCTTCTTGAAGGCCGAATTCTCGGTGGAGGAGCCCATGGCGAACTCGTCCATGTTGAGCTTGCCGAGCGAGATGAGGCCCGCTTCGCGCATCTTCGCGACCACGGTCGCGTCGTAGGGCGGCACGTAGCGCTCGAGCATGCGGCTGGCGCAGGTGGTGACGACGCCCTTGGTGTTGAGATTGTCCTTGATGCCCATGGGCACGCCGGCCAGGGGGTGCAGGGCCTCGCCAGCCATGCGGGCCTGGTCGATGGCCGCGGCCTGGGCGAGGGCCTCGTCGCGCGTCACGGTGAGGAAGGCGCCGATCTGCTGATCGACGGCATCGATCCGCGCAAAGGCGCTGTTGACGACATCGACGGCCGAGACTTCGCGCGCCCTGAGGCGCTCCGAGAGCTGAGCCGCGGTGAGATCGTGAAGCTGCAAGGGGGTTCTCCTCGGGGCAGAAAAGGGTCGTTCATGAAGGCGGCCAACATGGGGCCACGAAGGCTCCCATGCTACCGGATTTCACGACGAAACGGTACTCCCGAGATGAAGGATCGAAGTGGGATCGCTCAGTGACGCCCGACGCGGCGACGGCGCGCAGGGGTCCGGCGCAAGGGCTGGACGCGTCCGGTCCGACGAGGGCGGTAGGGCTCGAGATCAGCGGTCCCGATCCAGATCAATAGCAGACACGCAAGGGCGAAGGCGAGCTTCAAGCGGTGCCTCCTGGCAAAAAAGAAAGAGGGGGGACGCGCCCCCCTCGTATTCTGTAGTCGGGACGACAGGATTCGAACCTGCGACCCCCTCGTCCCGAACGAGGTGCGCTACCAAGCTGCGCTACGTCCCGATTTGATGTTAAGATACCACGATTCCAAGCTTAAGACAACCAGCTAATCAGAAAGAAATCCACCGGCATGACCTCTTCACTCGCCAACACCCTGGTCTACAGCACGCTCGCCGGTCTCGGCAGCATGATCGGCGCCGCCCTCGTCCTCAAGGGTGAAGGCTGGCTCCGTCAGTTCCTCCCTCTGGTCATCAGCTTCGCGGCGGGCACCCTGCTCGGCGTCGCCTTCTTCGACCTCTTGCCCGAAGCCCAGGAGATGACCACCCGCAACATCTTCCCCTGGGTGTTGGGCAGCTTCATCGCCTTCTACTTCCTCGAAAACTTGTTGCACTACCACAGCCACCACCACGTGGGGCACCACCACCCCATGGGCCTGGTGGCCTTCCTGGGGATGACCTTCCACTCCTTGATCGACGGGATCATCATCGGCGTGGGCTTCGAGGTCAGCCCCGCCCTCGGCTTCGTCACCACCATGGGCCTCTTGGCCCACGAGCTGCCCCAGGGCATCGCCGTCACCTCGATCCTGCTCCATGCGGGCTACAGCAAGAGCCGCGCGATCGCCTACGCGGGCCTTGTGGCACTGGCGACCCCCGTCGGCGCGGTCGGTACCTCGCTGGTGACCCGCGGCCTGCAACCCGAGAGCGTCGGCATCCTGCTTGCGATCGCTTCGGGCAGCTTCCTCTACGTGGCGGCCTCGGACCTCATCCCCGAGAGCCACGCGGCGAAGCACGCCCTCACCGGAGTCCTGCTCCTCATGGGCGTCGCCTTCGTCTACGGCATCGTCCAGCTCTTCCACGCCCACTGAGCTTGAGGAGGTCCTGCATGAACCGCCGCATCGCATTTCCCATCCTGATGGTCACGCTGCTCTGCGCCGCCCCCGGCCGGGCGGCGGATGACGTGAACGCCCTGGTCGCCCGCGCAGGCGAGGTCTTCGCCCGCGATGTCAAGGGCGTCCTCGGCTTTCGCCAGATCACCGACAACAAGCTCAAGGCCTCGATCCTGAACCAGCACACCCACACCGAGTCCTGGCAGGTCAGCAAGGACGGCGTCCCGCAGCAGGTCCGGATCCTGCTCATGCAGCGCGACGGCAAGCCGGTCAAGGCGAGCGAAATGAGCGAGGAGGAGCGCAAGATCAACGAGGCCAATCGGCAGGCAAAGTCCTTGCCGAAATTGCCCTTCGATCCGCGCCACATGGACGCGTACGCCTTCACCGACGGGGGCCCCTGCACGGACTGTGAGCCCGGCACGCGCCTCGTGCGCTTCACCAGCTCCCTCAAGGACGAGCAGCACGGTACAGGCACCATGCGCATCGACGCCCGTTACCGCATCACGGCCTTCGACTTCACCCCCAACGCGCTTCCGGCCAACGTGAACGAGGGGCGCCTGCGCTTCGTGCGCGCCGAGGTGCTCCCCGGGACGTTCGCCACTCGCACGATCGAAGGCGACTTCAAGGGGGGCCAGGCCTTCGTGCGGGGCACCGTCAAGCTCGAAGAGCGGCGTGAAGGCTACCAGCGCTTCAAGAGCCTCGAAGAGGCCCTCAACTACCAGCCCTGACCCACACGCTTCCCAGTTACGCCTCGGGCGCGAGCAATTTCTGCTCGCGCCCGAGGCGTTTTGCGGGCTTGATCTTATATTTGCCTTTTGTTATATAACAATCAAGCAATGGAGGTGACGTGGACGTCTTTACGGCCGTGGCGGATCCGACCCGCCGACAAGTCCTGGACCTGCTCTTGCTGCGTGAACACGCCGCAGGGGAGCTGGTCGATGCTTTCCCGGGCCTGAGCCAGCCGGCCATGTCGCGGCACCTGCGGGTGCTGCGCGAGGTGGGGCTCATCCAGGTCCGTGCGGACGCGCAGCGACGGCTGTACTCGCTTCGTCCGGAGGCCCTCGCCGAGCTCCACGCCTGGATCTCGCGCTACCGGGTGTTCTGGGCGCAGAGCCTGGATGCCCTGGGCGCGCACCTCGACGCCATGCCCTCAATCCCCCCTCGACAGGAGAGCGAACTGTGACCCAACCTCCCGCGCAGCCGATGCACCCCGCCGGCCAGGTCGATATCGACGGCGATACCGCCACCCTGCGTTTCGAGCGCACCTACCCCCATCCCCCCGAGAAGGTCTGGGCGGCGCTGACCGATCCTGAGCAGCTCGGCGCCTGGTTCATGACCAAGGCGACGATCGATGGCCGTCCTGGTGGTTCGGTCGAGATGATCTCGGGCCCGGCCCAGTTCCACTGGACCGGCCCCATCCTGGAGTGGGATCCGCCCCGCCGCTATTCGTACGAGTGGAACCTGCCGCCGCACCCGCACGTCCCGAACGGCGAGGCCTCCATCGTCACCTGGGAGCTCTTCCCCGAAGGGCAGGGCACCCGGCTCAAGCTGACCCACCAGAAACTCACCACCGGCACGGCGCTGGGCTTCGCCCCTGGCACCCACGCCTTCCTCGATCGCCTGGGCGCTCAGCTCGACGGCGCGGCGCTGCCCAACTGGATGCACCGCTACGAAGAGGTCAAGCACGCCTATCCGGCCTGGAGCCGCTAGACGACTTCCCATCACACGACGAGGGGCGCCGGCATCGGCGCCCCTCGTCGCTTCAAGAAAGAGGTTACGGGTTGAGGCCGCGCATGCGCATGGCGGTGGCGGTCTCCATGACCCCCTCGGCCATCTTGCCCTGGCGCATGTAGGCCTGCCCGATCAGGAAGTGGGCGACGGCGTTGTCCTCGACGGTGATGGCCTGGCGCCAGTGCTCGATGGCCTTGTCCAGGTCGCCCCCCTCGGCGATCAGGTAGCCCAGGTAGTTGTAACCCCAGACGTACTTGGGGTCGTGCGTGATGATCGCTTCGAAGGCTTGCCGGGCGAGCGCCTTACTCTGGGCCCCCTCTACAGAGTTGGGGTCCGTCTGCTGAAGGTTCCAGCCCTTGAAGTAGTAGCCGAACGCCAGCCGGAAGAAGGCCTCCACGTTCTGCTTGTTCTGGTCCACCAGGGGCTTGTACTTGGCGATGACCTTGTCGGCGTAGGTCGGGTCCAGCTCGATGACCTTCTTGAGGGACGCGTAACCGCTCTCGAGCTTGACGGTGCGCGCGAGGCCCATGGCCAGGTCGAAGTGCGCATCCGGGCTCTTGGGGTCCAAGTCGACGCGGCGCTGGAGCTCTTCGAGCTCGGCGCGGGAAGTGTCCACGGCCCAAGCGGCAGGGGCTGCGAAGGTGAGGGCCGCCAGGGCGACCGCCGTGATGATACGTGCCTTGAGCATTGGGCGAAGTCCTTTCTCACGCGGAGGTTGCGCGCTTTACGACCCATGGACGAAACGAGACCTCGGGTGGTTCCCATCAGGATAGGGGAAATGCGCGTAGGCGCCAAGCAACGGATCGGCTCCTACGGGAATGTGCCCGGAAGCCGTTTCAAAGATACGGGACAGGCTACGCTTCGGTTAGGCGCGGCAGGACGTAGGGGGCGCCTGTTTCCGGGTGGCGCTGGACCAGCACCGGCACGCCAAACGCGTCGAGGATCGCCGAAGGGGTCAGGGTCTCGTGGGGGGCGCCATCCTGGGCGAGGCGGCCGTGGTGCAAGAGCAAGAGCCGCGAGCAGAACTGGGCCGCGTGGTTCAGGTCGTGCAGCACCGCGACGGCGGCGATCCGGCGCGTGCGCGCGAGATCCGAGACCCGCTTGAGCAGATCGAGCTGGAAGCGCAGGTCGGCCCAGGCGGTCGGCTCATCGAGCAAGAGGACCTCGGGCTCCTGGGCGAGCGCCTGCGCGAGCCTCACCCGCTGCTGTTCGCCGCCCGAGAGAGAGCCCATTCTTCGGTTGGCCCAGTCGCTGACCGCCACCGCCGCCATGGCCTCCTGCACGACCTCGCGATCGCGCTCCTCGTCGCCCCAGCCCCAGGCCCCATGGTGCGGGTGGCGGCCGAAGGCGACGACCTCGCGCACGGTGAAGTCCCGATCATCCGGGGGATGCTGGGGCAGGTGCGCGAGCTTGCGACCGAGGGCCTGGGCCTTGTAACGCCCAAGCTCCAGGCCGGCGAGTTCCACGTTGCCCGCCATAGGCGCGATCGCCCCCGAGAGGACCTTGAGCAGGGTCGACTTGCCCGCACCGTTCGGGCCCAGAAGGCCAACGAACTCGCCCGGCTCCACCTTGAACGAAACCCCCGAGAAAGCCGGCCGGCCGTAGCCCGCGCTGAGGTCGTTGACGGCGATCGCGCTCATGCCCGGCGCTCCTTGAGGATCAGGTAGAGGAAGAAGGGCGCACCGAAAAGGGCCGTCAGCACCCCGACCGGAACCTCGGTCGGGGCCCAGGCCGTGCGGGCCACCAGGTCCGAGAGCACCAGGAGAATCGCCCCCATCAAGCAGGCCACGGGCAGGGCACGGCGCAGGTCGGGCCCGACCAAGAGCCGCGCCAGGTGCGGCACCACGAGGCCCACGAAGCCGATCATCCCCGAGGCCGAGACCACCGCGGCCGTGGTCAGGGATGCCCCCGCAAGCAGCAGGCGCTGACAGCGGACCACGTCCACCCCGAGGCTACGCGCCCGCTCGGGCCCCAGCTGCATGACGTTGAGGTGGCGCAGCTGGGTGACGAGGATGCCGAAACCGACCGCAAGATAGGGCAGCATCTGGAAGAGCTCCTCCCAGCCGCGCCCCGAAAAGCCCCCGAGCATCCAGAAGTAGAGGGTCGCAATCGAGTCCGCATGCCAGAAGGTCAACATGCTCAGGCACGCCGTCAGGAAGGCCCCCAGCGCCACGCCCACCAGCAACACCCGCTCGATTGAGGCCGCCCCGCCCTGGCCCGCGAGGGCGTAGACCAGGCCCACCGCCAAAAGCGAGCCCGCGAAGGCGAAGAGGGGCACGGCGTTCGCCCCGAAGGGCAAGTGCGAACCGAAGACGATGGCGATCCCCGCCCCGAGGGCCCCGCCCGCCGAAACGCCGATCAGGTAAGGGTCCGCAAGCGGGTTGCGCAAGAGCGCTTGCCAGGTCGTCCCCGAGGCGGCAAGCCCGAAGCCCGCGGCGATCGCGAGCAGCACCCGCGGCAGGCGCACATCGTAGAGGATCACCCCTGCGGTCGTATCCTTCGCTCGCAGGGTGATAAAATCGATCCACGATATCGTTGCAACATCAACACTCCCCCAGCGCAGGCCGAGGACGGCCGCGACGAGGAGCAGCACGAGCAAGCCGGGCAGCGCGAGGGGGCGAAGGGCGGTCGCGAAGGCGCGAGCCGAAGGGGCAGACTTGGTCAATGAGGGGTCAGACATGGCCAAAAAAACCGAAAGCGGCCGCATGGCGCTGGGCCGCATGGGGGAAGCCCTCGCAGCGAGTCATCTCGAGCGCGAAGGCTACGCGATTGTAGCACGCAACGCCCGCACCCGATGGGGCGAGCTGGACCTGGTGGCGCGCGACGGTGGCGCGTGGGTCTTCGTCGAGGTCAAAACCCGGCGCGGCGCGCGCTTCGGGTTCGGGGCCGAAGCCGTGACCTATGCCAAGCAGCGCAAGATCATTCGCATGGCTCAGATCTTCCTGGCGCAGCGCGCGCTCTGGGACGTGGCGATCCGCTTCGATGTCATCGAGGTGACCCTCGAAGAGGCCGACCCGCCAAAGATCCGGCACCTGGTCGGTGCCTTCGGCGCTTGATCAAGTGACGGATTGGCAGCCGGGTGGGTAGAATACCTCGGGACGCTCGCTCAAAAGGATTCACGATGAACAAGCTCATAGCCGGCGCACTCGGCGCCCTTTGCCTCTCGGTTGCAGCCCTTCCGTCGCATGCCTACACCCCTCAGGTCCTGCGAGTGGGCTTCACCCCCTGGGAGAACCCCCAGGACATGGCCAAGACCGCCGGGCCCATCGTCGATATTCTCACGAAGGCCACCGGCATGAGGGTCCAGCCCTTCCTGTCGTCGGACTACGCCGGGGTCATCAACGCCATGCAGGTGGGCAAGGTCGACGTGGCCTTCTTCCCGCCTGGCGCTTACGTCATGGCCGAGAAGAACGCCGGGGCCCAGGTGATCCTCAAGTCCCAGTTCAACGGCCGCGCCCTCTACTACGCCGCAATCTTCACCCG
This genomic window from bacterium contains:
- a CDS encoding ABC transporter ATP-binding protein; the protein is MSAIAVNDLSAGYGRPAFSGVSFKVEPGEFVGLLGPNGAGKSTLLKVLSGAIAPMAGNVELAGLELGRYKAQALGRKLAHLPQHPPDDRDFTVREVVAFGRHPHHGAWGWGDEERDREVVQEAMAAVAVSDWANRRMGSLSGGEQQRVRLAQALAQEPEVLLLDEPTAWADLRFQLDLLKRVSDLARTRRIAAVAVLHDLNHAAQFCSRLLLLHHGRLAQDGAPHETLTPSAILDAFGVPVLVQRHPETGAPYVLPRLTEA
- a CDS encoding iron ABC transporter permease, with protein sequence MTKSAPSARAFATALRPLALPGLLVLLLVAAVLGLRWGSVDVATISWIDFITLRAKDTTAGVILYDVRLPRVLLAIAAGFGLAASGTTWQALLRNPLADPYLIGVSAGGALGAGIAIVFGSHLPFGANAVPLFAFAGSLLAVGLVYALAGQGGAASIERVLLVGVALGAFLTACLSMLTFWHADSIATLYFWMLGGFSGRGWEELFQMLPYLAVGFGILVTQLRHLNVMQLGPERARSLGVDVVRCQRLLLAGASLTTAAVVSASGMIGFVGLVVPHLARLLVGPDLRRALPVACLMGAILLVLSDLVARTAWAPTEVPVGVLTALFGAPFFLYLILKERRA
- a CDS encoding SRPBCC family protein codes for the protein MHPAGQVDIDGDTATLRFERTYPHPPEKVWAALTDPEQLGAWFMTKATIDGRPGGSVEMISGPAQFHWTGPILEWDPPRRYSYEWNLPPHPHVPNGEASIVTWELFPEGQGTRLKLTHQKLTTGTALGFAPGTHAFLDRLGAQLDGAALPNWMHRYEEVKHAYPAWSR
- a CDS encoding winged helix-turn-helix transcriptional regulator — protein: MDVFTAVADPTRRQVLDLLLLREHAAGELVDAFPGLSQPAMSRHLRVLREVGLIQVRADAQRRLYSLRPEALAELHAWISRYRVFWAQSLDALGAHLDAMPSIPPRQESEL
- a CDS encoding ZIP family metal transporter → MTSSLANTLVYSTLAGLGSMIGAALVLKGEGWLRQFLPLVISFAAGTLLGVAFFDLLPEAQEMTTRNIFPWVLGSFIAFYFLENLLHYHSHHHVGHHHPMGLVAFLGMTFHSLIDGIIIGVGFEVSPALGFVTTMGLLAHELPQGIAVTSILLHAGYSKSRAIAYAGLVALATPVGAVGTSLVTRGLQPESVGILLAIASGSFLYVAASDLIPESHAAKHALTGVLLLMGVAFVYGIVQLFHAH
- a CDS encoding tetratricopeptide repeat protein — translated: MLKARIITAVALAALTFAAPAAWAVDTSRAELEELQRRVDLDPKSPDAHFDLAMGLARTVKLESGYASLKKVIELDPTYADKVIAKYKPLVDQNKQNVEAFFRLAFGYYFKGWNLQQTDPNSVEGAQSKALARQAFEAIITHDPKYVWGYNYLGYLIAEGGDLDKAIEHWRQAITVEDNAVAHFLIGQAYMRQGKMAEGVMETATAMRMRGLNP
- a CDS encoding YraN family protein, with product MAKKTESGRMALGRMGEALAASHLEREGYAIVARNARTRWGELDLVARDGGAWVFVEVKTRRGARFGFGAEAVTYAKQRKIIRMAQIFLAQRALWDVAIRFDVIEVTLEEADPPKIRHLVGAFGA